The following proteins come from a genomic window of Myxococcota bacterium:
- a CDS encoding carboxypeptidase-like regulatory domain-containing protein — translation MERRNAMLRAVGIAAAGLLAAATGARAEPSAAMDASPPPPLAPQMQHGVEFVTGGVGDAEQTELFAEPARDYNVRITLTDPGGAYLSDVHVRIADADGNTKLDTRTNGPLLLVELDAGRYTVEATRSDGGATERRTLDVPADGAMPVRLYVALAMRSGAEHGRS, via the coding sequence ATGGAACGAAGGAACGCGATGCTGCGAGCCGTGGGCATCGCCGCGGCGGGCCTGCTCGCCGCGGCGACGGGCGCGCGGGCCGAGCCGTCTGCGGCCATGGACGCGAGCCCGCCACCGCCGCTCGCACCGCAGATGCAGCACGGCGTCGAGTTCGTGACCGGTGGCGTCGGCGACGCCGAGCAGACGGAGCTCTTCGCCGAGCCCGCGCGCGACTACAACGTGCGCATCACGCTCACCGACCCGGGCGGCGCCTATCTGAGCGACGTGCACGTGCGCATCGCGGACGCCGACGGGAACACGAAGCTCGACACGCGCACGAACGGGCCGCTGCTGCTCGTCGAGCTCGACGCCGGCCGGTACACCGTCGAGGCGACGCGCAGCGACGGTGGAGCCACCGAGCGTCGGACCCTCGACGTGCCGGCGGACGGCGCGATGCCCGTCCGCCTCTACGTCGCCCTCGCGATGCGCAGCGGCGCCGAGCACGGCCGCAGCTGA
- a CDS encoding family 1 encapsulin nanocompartment shell protein: MIELNRHLAPISGAAWKRIEAQARDVLNVHLAARRIVEFEGPVGWETSALDLGRVELLEGAPDGGTTVRRRVVRPLIELRVPFALERAELERVDRGARRVDLEPLAEAARTFAAAEDTAVFEGYADADIPGLVTDAQHDGIALPKEPEQLRDAVSDALELLREAGVGGPYALALGPAAYARLDRAAAAGYPVLRHVQRLIDAPVVWAPSLRGGLVASLRGGDFKLVCGRDASIGYRKHDDEKVWLYLEESFSAEINGPEAVVPLLAA; encoded by the coding sequence GTGATCGAGCTGAACCGCCACCTCGCACCGATCAGCGGCGCGGCCTGGAAGCGCATCGAGGCGCAGGCGCGCGACGTGCTGAACGTCCACCTCGCCGCGCGGCGCATCGTCGAGTTCGAGGGGCCCGTCGGCTGGGAGACGTCCGCGCTCGACCTCGGCCGGGTCGAGCTGCTCGAGGGCGCTCCCGACGGCGGAACGACCGTGCGTCGCCGTGTCGTGCGCCCGCTGATCGAGCTGCGCGTTCCCTTCGCGCTCGAGCGCGCCGAGCTCGAGCGCGTCGACCGCGGCGCGCGCCGCGTCGACCTCGAGCCGCTCGCCGAGGCGGCGCGCACGTTCGCCGCCGCCGAGGACACCGCCGTCTTCGAAGGCTATGCGGACGCCGACATCCCGGGCCTCGTCACCGACGCCCAGCACGACGGCATCGCGCTTCCGAAGGAGCCCGAGCAGCTGCGCGACGCGGTGAGCGACGCCCTCGAGCTCCTGCGCGAGGCCGGCGTCGGTGGGCCGTACGCCCTGGCGCTCGGCCCCGCCGCCTACGCGCGACTCGATCGCGCGGCGGCTGCCGGCTACCCGGTGCTGCGCCACGTGCAGCGCCTGATCGACGCGCCCGTCGTGTGGGCACCGTCGCTGCGCGGCGGGCTCGTCGCGAGCCTGCGCGGCGGCGACTTCAAGCTCGTGTGCGGCCGCGACGCGTCGATCGGCTACCGCAAGCACGACGACGAGAAGGTCTGGCTGTACCTCGAGGAGAGCTTCAGTGCGGAGATCAACGGGCCGGAGGCCGTGGTGCCGCTGCTCGCCGCGTGA
- a CDS encoding encapsulin-associated ferritin-like protein, translated as MSTPHLHEPRDELSTETVDLHRALVSLIEELEAVDWYAQRVDATRDDELASVLAHSRDEEKEHACMTLEWIRRRDPGFDRLLRRFLFRDGAIVGGEAAHDAAPDDTLRIGSLRGAPTDPPAMEEAS; from the coding sequence ATGTCGACCCCGCACCTGCACGAGCCGCGCGACGAGCTGAGCACCGAGACGGTCGACCTGCACCGCGCGCTCGTCTCGCTGATCGAGGAGCTCGAGGCGGTCGACTGGTACGCACAGCGGGTCGACGCGACGCGCGACGACGAGCTCGCCTCCGTGCTCGCGCACAGCCGCGACGAGGAGAAGGAGCACGCCTGCATGACGCTCGAGTGGATCCGCCGCCGCGACCCGGGCTTCGACCGGCTGCTGCGGCGCTTCCTGTTCCGCGACGGCGCCATCGTCGGCGGCGAAGCGGCGCACGACGCAGCGCCCGACGACACGCTCCGCATCGGGAGCCTGCGCGGCGCGCCGACGGATCCGCCCGCCATGGAGGAAGCCTCGTGA
- a CDS encoding universal stress protein encodes MEDVAMDYQDIVVPYDFSDPVRPALATAVDFAKRFGARLHLVHVVQWPAYTYAAFPGTGAPPAPVGLADGAGRLLEDVAGEIPDGVEVRTHVHEGSNVALVLAETARKLEADLIVMGTHGRTGFAHVFLGSVAERLLRSAPCPVLVVPAAREE; translated from the coding sequence ATGGAGGACGTCGCGATGGACTACCAGGACATCGTCGTTCCGTACGACTTCTCGGATCCCGTTCGCCCCGCGCTCGCCACCGCCGTCGACTTCGCGAAGCGCTTCGGTGCGCGTCTCCATCTCGTGCACGTCGTGCAGTGGCCGGCGTACACCTACGCCGCGTTTCCCGGCACGGGCGCGCCACCGGCGCCGGTCGGGCTGGCGGACGGCGCGGGCCGGCTGCTCGAGGACGTCGCGGGCGAGATCCCGGACGGCGTCGAGGTGCGCACGCACGTGCACGAGGGCTCGAACGTGGCACTCGTGCTGGCCGAGACGGCGCGCAAGCTCGAGGCCGACCTGATCGTGATGGGCACGCACGGACGCACGGGCTTCGCGCACGTGTTCCTCGGGAGCGTCGCCGAGCGACTGCTGCGCAGCGCGCCGTGCCCGGTGCTCGTCGTGCCCGCGGCCCGGGAGGAGTAG
- a CDS encoding phosphoribosylpyrophosphate synthetase yields the protein METLRDALRRFERAGFRDAFRAEREGLRAIAAKRTYAPEELVIDEVARFEGDTDPQDEAVLFAVRADDGSVRGTLVATYGPQGDARLAELVHRLETAHRARTA from the coding sequence ATGGAGACGCTGCGCGACGCGCTCCGGCGCTTCGAACGCGCGGGCTTCCGCGACGCGTTCCGCGCCGAGCGCGAGGGGCTGCGCGCCATCGCGGCGAAGCGCACGTACGCTCCCGAGGAGCTCGTGATCGACGAGGTCGCCCGCTTCGAGGGCGACACCGACCCGCAGGACGAGGCCGTCCTGTTCGCCGTGCGCGCCGACGACGGATCCGTGCGGGGCACGCTGGTCGCGACCTACGGTCCCCAGGGCGACGCGCGGCTCGCCGAGCTCGTGCATCGCCTCGAGACGGCGCACCGCGCGCGCACCGCGTGA
- a CDS encoding NAD-dependent succinate-semialdehyde dehydrogenase has protein sequence MPLDSVNPATGERVARREAMPAHEIEGVLEAARRAQPAWAERTHAERADVLRAMAQGLRGDVEALAAQMATEMGKTLDAGRGEVEKCAWVCDYYAEHAERFLAAEPIATDATSSYVAFAPLGVVLAIMPWNFPLWQVFRFLAPTLAAGNAGVLKHASNVTGCALAIERVAHAAGVPRDLFRAVLVEGREAGTWIEHPAIAAVTLTGSTPAGRDVAQRAGRALKKCVLELGGSDAYVVLEDADLEAALETCVTSRLINVGQSCIAAKRFVLPARHRARCEEIVVEAMRRRRVGDPFGDADLGPLARADLRDELHAQVDACLARGARLLLGGEVPAGRGAYYPPTVLTDVAPGMPAYDDELFGPVAALVFVEDEDEAVRVANATSFGLGAAVFTRDVARGEAIARDRLEAGSCFVNAFVRSDPRLPFGGIKASGFGRELGAFGIREFVNVKTVVVA, from the coding sequence ATGCCGCTCGACAGCGTGAACCCGGCGACCGGCGAGCGCGTGGCACGCCGCGAGGCGATGCCCGCGCACGAGATCGAAGGCGTGCTCGAGGCGGCGCGGCGCGCGCAGCCCGCCTGGGCCGAGCGCACGCACGCGGAGCGCGCCGACGTCCTGCGCGCGATGGCACAGGGGCTGCGCGGCGACGTCGAGGCGCTCGCGGCACAGATGGCGACCGAGATGGGCAAGACGCTCGACGCGGGGCGCGGCGAGGTCGAGAAGTGCGCGTGGGTCTGCGACTACTACGCCGAGCACGCGGAGCGCTTCCTGGCCGCGGAGCCGATCGCGACCGACGCGACGTCGAGCTACGTCGCGTTCGCACCGCTCGGTGTCGTGCTCGCGATCATGCCGTGGAACTTCCCGCTGTGGCAGGTCTTCCGCTTCCTCGCGCCGACGCTCGCGGCCGGCAACGCGGGCGTCCTGAAGCACGCGTCGAACGTGACGGGCTGCGCGCTCGCGATCGAGCGTGTCGCGCACGCGGCGGGCGTCCCGCGCGACCTGTTTCGCGCGGTGCTCGTCGAGGGGCGCGAGGCGGGGACGTGGATCGAGCATCCGGCGATCGCGGCCGTGACGCTCACGGGCAGCACGCCCGCCGGCCGCGACGTCGCGCAGCGCGCGGGCCGCGCGCTCAAGAAGTGCGTGCTCGAGCTCGGCGGCAGCGATGCCTACGTGGTCCTCGAGGACGCCGACCTCGAGGCCGCGCTCGAGACGTGCGTGACGAGCCGCCTGATCAACGTCGGGCAGAGCTGCATCGCCGCGAAGCGCTTCGTCCTGCCGGCGCGGCACCGCGCGCGCTGCGAGGAGATCGTCGTCGAGGCGATGCGGCGGCGACGCGTCGGCGACCCGTTCGGCGACGCCGACCTCGGTCCGCTCGCGCGCGCCGACCTGCGCGACGAGCTCCACGCGCAGGTCGACGCGTGCCTCGCGCGCGGCGCGCGCCTCCTGCTCGGGGGCGAGGTGCCCGCCGGACGCGGCGCCTACTATCCGCCGACCGTGCTCACCGACGTCGCGCCCGGGATGCCGGCCTACGACGACGAGCTCTTCGGCCCCGTCGCCGCGCTCGTCTTCGTCGAGGACGAGGACGAGGCCGTGCGGGTCGCGAACGCGACGAGCTTCGGTCTCGGGGCCGCCGTCTTCACCCGCGACGTCGCGCGCGGCGAGGCGATCGCGCGCGATCGCCTCGAGGCCGGTTCCTGCTTCGTCAACGCGTTCGTCCGCTCGGACCCGCGGCTGCCGTTCGGCGGCATCAAGGCCTCGGGGTTCGGTCGCGAGCTCGGCGCCTTCGGCATCCGCGAGTTCGTGAACGTGAAGACGGTGGTCGTCGCCTAG
- a CDS encoding YHS domain-containing (seleno)protein — protein MNHALLSLLAFASLAIATPSARAMSPAVPGDVAHSVVAAGGYDVVSYRTGEKPVRGNGNHVVVHDGVTYLFQSDANAKTFRGDPERYAPAFGGYCAYGVAVGKKFVGDPDVWAVVDDRLYLNLDTKIQGLWTKDVAGNVRKAQSNWQRIRAVPAAEL, from the coding sequence ATGAACCACGCTCTCCTCTCCCTGCTCGCATTCGCGAGCCTCGCGATCGCCACTCCCAGCGCACGCGCGATGTCGCCCGCGGTGCCCGGCGACGTCGCGCACAGCGTCGTCGCCGCGGGCGGCTACGACGTCGTCTCCTACCGCACGGGCGAGAAGCCCGTGCGCGGGAACGGCAACCACGTCGTCGTCCACGACGGAGTGACCTACCTGTTCCAGAGCGATGCGAACGCGAAGACGTTCCGGGGCGACCCGGAACGCTATGCGCCGGCGTTCGGCGGCTACTGCGCCTACGGAGTCGCGGTCGGCAAGAAGTTCGTCGGCGACCCCGACGTGTGGGCCGTCGTCGACGACCGCCTCTATCTGAACCTCGACACGAAGATCCAGGGCCTGTGGACGAAGGACGTGGCGGGGAACGTCCGCAAGGCGCAGTCGAACTGGCAGCGCATCCGTGCGGTGCCCGCGGCCGAGCTCTGA
- a CDS encoding cytochrome P460 family protein — translation MRAARGIRGVRGARRTPALRARVAARRAARVVVAAIAAIAASTSGAQDGGAPDATGGAPPRALDGFARFVGADGSFRFAGARDTERLAHLGSWFVPEGPASGLHHVYTQPEAIAAHRETGVFPDGTVLVKEVVDVARASYTTGADVASATVTKQWFVMVKDARGRFPGNPLWGNGWGWALFAGDAPSTNTARDLRTDCLACHVPARATDWVYVQGYPALRRATPPTAEGEGGGTAR, via the coding sequence ATGCGAGCAGCGAGAGGGATCCGAGGAGTTCGAGGGGCCCGGCGCACCCCGGCGCTGCGCGCGCGCGTCGCCGCGCGACGTGCGGCCAGGGTCGTCGTCGCGGCGATCGCGGCGATCGCGGCGTCGACGTCCGGCGCGCAGGACGGCGGCGCGCCCGACGCCACGGGCGGCGCGCCGCCGCGCGCGCTCGACGGCTTCGCGCGCTTCGTCGGCGCCGACGGCTCGTTCCGCTTCGCGGGCGCGCGCGACACGGAGCGACTCGCGCACCTCGGCAGCTGGTTCGTACCCGAGGGCCCGGCCTCGGGGCTCCACCACGTCTACACGCAGCCCGAGGCGATCGCCGCGCACCGCGAGACGGGCGTCTTCCCGGACGGGACGGTGCTCGTGAAGGAGGTCGTCGACGTCGCGCGCGCCTCGTACACGACGGGGGCCGACGTCGCGTCGGCGACCGTGACGAAGCAGTGGTTCGTGATGGTGAAGGACGCGCGCGGCCGCTTCCCGGGGAATCCGCTCTGGGGGAACGGGTGGGGCTGGGCGCTCTTCGCGGGCGACGCGCCGAGCACCAACACCGCGCGCGATCTGCGGACGGACTGTCTCGCGTGCCACGTACCGGCGCGCGCGACGGACTGGGTCTACGTGCAGGGGTATCCCGCGCTGCGTCGCGCGACGCCGCCCACCGCGGAAGGAGAGGGCGGCGGCACCGCGCGCTGA
- a CDS encoding 2-oxoacid:ferredoxin oxidoreductase subunit beta, producing the protein MSAAADVNRKDFVSDQDVRWCPGCGDYSILANVQRVMPDLGVPRENVVFVSGIGCSSRFPYYMNTYGFHTIHGRAPSFASGIKASNPDLSVWVVTGDGDGLSIGGNHLLHTIRRNFDVQILLFNNRIYGLTKGQYSPTSEVGLKTKSTPGGSIDHPVDPISFAIGAGATFVARTIDVDAAHMQETLRRAHAHEGTAFVEILQNCPVFNDGTWGDVEDKKTRAANSIVLEQGQPLVYGDPGARRGIGMRDGQPYVVDLAEGEDPVAKGVVVHDEASPSASYAFQLASLHRPSFPLPVGVFRAVEKPCYETMLGAQVEGAIAQRGRGDLAKLLHSGDTWKVE; encoded by the coding sequence ATGTCCGCTGCTGCCGACGTGAATCGCAAGGACTTCGTCTCGGACCAGGACGTGCGCTGGTGCCCGGGCTGCGGCGACTACTCGATCCTCGCCAACGTGCAGCGCGTGATGCCCGACCTCGGCGTGCCGCGCGAGAACGTGGTGTTCGTGTCGGGCATCGGCTGCTCGAGCCGCTTTCCCTATTACATGAACACGTACGGTTTCCACACGATCCACGGCCGGGCGCCCTCGTTCGCGAGCGGCATCAAGGCCAGCAACCCGGATCTCTCGGTGTGGGTCGTGACGGGCGACGGCGACGGGCTCTCGATCGGCGGCAACCACCTGCTGCACACCATCCGCCGCAACTTCGACGTCCAGATCCTGCTCTTCAACAACCGCATCTACGGTCTCACGAAGGGCCAGTACTCGCCGACCTCCGAGGTCGGGCTCAAGACGAAGTCGACACCGGGCGGCTCGATCGACCATCCCGTCGACCCGATCTCCTTCGCCATCGGCGCCGGCGCGACGTTCGTCGCACGCACGATCGACGTCGACGCCGCGCACATGCAGGAGACGCTGCGGCGCGCCCACGCGCACGAGGGCACCGCCTTCGTCGAGATCCTCCAGAACTGCCCCGTGTTCAACGACGGGACGTGGGGCGACGTCGAGGACAAGAAGACGCGCGCCGCGAACTCGATCGTGCTCGAGCAGGGCCAGCCCCTCGTGTACGGCGACCCGGGCGCGCGCCGCGGCATCGGCATGCGCGACGGCCAGCCCTACGTCGTCGATCTCGCCGAGGGCGAGGACCCGGTCGCGAAGGGCGTCGTCGTGCACGACGAGGCGAGCCCGTCGGCGTCCTACGCGTTCCAGCTCGCGAGCCTGCACCGCCCGAGCTTCCCGCTGCCGGTCGGCGTCTTCCGCGCGGTCGAGAAGCCCTGCTACGAGACGATGCTCGGCGCACAGGTCGAGGGCGCGATCGCGCAGCGCGGACGCGGCGACCTCGCGAAGCTGCTGCACAGCGGCGACACCTGGAAGGTCGAGTAG